From Anomalospiza imberbis isolate Cuckoo-Finch-1a 21T00152 chromosome 6, ASM3175350v1, whole genome shotgun sequence, one genomic window encodes:
- the MAX gene encoding protein max isoform X2 — protein sequence MSDNDDIEVESDEEQPRFQSAADKRAHHNALERKRRDHIKDSFHSLRDSVPSLQGEKASRAQILDKATEYIQYMRRKNHTHQQDIDDLKRQNALLEQQVRALEKARASAQLQASYPADNSLYTNPKGSAISAFDGGSDSSSDSEPDEPQNRKKLRMEAS from the exons ATGAGCGACAACGATGACATCGAGGTGGAGAGCGAC GAGGAGCAGCCGAGGTTTCAGTCCGCG GCCGACAAACGGGCTCATCACAACGCGCTGGAGCGCAAACGCAGGGACCACATCAAGGATAGCTTCCACAGCCTGCGGGATTCCGTGCCCTCGCTCCAAGGAGAGAAG GCATCCCGGGCCCAAATCCTGGACAAAGCCACAGAGTACATCCAGTACATGCGCCGGAAAAACCACACACACCAGCAGGACATTGACGACCTCAAGCGGCAGAAtgcactgctggagcagcaAG TGCGTGCGCTGGAGAAGGCCCGAGCCAGCGCCCAGCTCCAGGCCAGCTATCCCGCGGACAACAGCCTCTACACCAACCCCAAGGGCAGTGCCATCTCCGCCTTCGATGGTGGCTCCGACTCCAGCTCCGACTCGGAGCCCGACGAGCCGCAGAACAGGAAGAAGCTGCGCATGGAGGCCAGTTAG
- the MAX gene encoding protein max isoform X1: MSDNDDIEVESDEEQPRFQSAADKRAHHNALERKRRDHIKDSFHSLRDSVPSLQGEKQQASRAQILDKATEYIQYMRRKNHTHQQDIDDLKRQNALLEQQVRALEKARASAQLQASYPADNSLYTNPKGSAISAFDGGSDSSSDSEPDEPQNRKKLRMEAS, encoded by the exons ATGAGCGACAACGATGACATCGAGGTGGAGAGCGAC GAGGAGCAGCCGAGGTTTCAGTCCGCG GCCGACAAACGGGCTCATCACAACGCGCTGGAGCGCAAACGCAGGGACCACATCAAGGATAGCTTCCACAGCCTGCGGGATTCCGTGCCCTCGCTCCAAGGAGAGAA GCAACAGGCATCCCGGGCCCAAATCCTGGACAAAGCCACAGAGTACATCCAGTACATGCGCCGGAAAAACCACACACACCAGCAGGACATTGACGACCTCAAGCGGCAGAAtgcactgctggagcagcaAG TGCGTGCGCTGGAGAAGGCCCGAGCCAGCGCCCAGCTCCAGGCCAGCTATCCCGCGGACAACAGCCTCTACACCAACCCCAAGGGCAGTGCCATCTCCGCCTTCGATGGTGGCTCCGACTCCAGCTCCGACTCGGAGCCCGACGAGCCGCAGAACAGGAAGAAGCTGCGCATGGAGGCCAGTTAG
- the FNTB gene encoding protein farnesyltransferase subunit beta, with the protein MTQQPRGGGGKLLRARAPGLGVPKRERGVVSRGEAWPRVVGVARSAAARPLPAAVARCPRGRSMAGAAPGSGGRRRLRDDGLRTCTSAEQSKVEDIVQEVYDAYKTNHHSSQYVLQREKHFHYLKRGLRQLTEAYECLDASRPWLCYWILHSLELLDEPIPDSVASDVCQFLSRCQSPQGGFGGGPGQHPHLAPTYAAVNALCIIGTEEAFGVIDRKKLLEYLHSLKQPDGSFLMHVGGEVDVRSAYCAASVASLTNILTPALFAGTAEWIARCQNWEGGIGGVPGMEAHGGYTFCGVAALVILKQEHLLNLRSLLHWVTGRQMRFEGGFQGRCNKLVDGCYSFWQAGLLPLLHRALHARGDPALSMAHWMFDQLALQEYILLCCQCPAGGLLDKPGKSRDFYHTCYCLSGLAIAQHFGSGDLHNEVVLGIPENCLQATHPVYNIAPEKVARAVMHFLQYPVPSLDPASAAE; encoded by the exons ATGACGCAGCAgccccggggggggggggggaaactCCTCCGCGCACGCGCGCCGGGGCTGGGCGTGCCCAAGAGGGAAAGGGGCGTGGTCAGCCGGGGAGAGGCGTGGCCGCGTGTGGTGGGCGTGGCCAGGAGCGCGGCCGCGCGTCCCCTCCCGGCCGCCGTCGCCCGCTGCCCCCGCGGCCGCAGCATGGCGGGAGCGGCCCCCGGCtccggcgggcggcggcggctgcgggacGATGGGCTGCGCACCTGCACCTCCGCCGAGCAG TCCAAGGTGGAGGACATCGTGCAGGAGGTCTATGATGCCTACAAGACAAACCATCACTCCTCACA GTACGTCCTGCAGCGGGAGAAGCACTTCCATTACCTGAAGAGAGGTCTTCGGCAGCTCACTGAAGCCTATGAG tgtctgGATGCCAGCCGCCCCTGGCTCTGCTACTGGATCCtgcacagcctggagctgctggatgagCCCATTCCCGATTCAGTGGCCTCTGA TGTCTGCCAATTCCTGAGTCGGTGCCAGagcccccagggtggatttggggggggtcccggccAACACCCCCACCTCGCCCCCACCTACGCCGCCGTCAACGCGCTCTGCATCATCGGCACCGAGGAGGCCTTCGGCGTCATCGACAG gaagaagcTCTTGGAATACCTGCACTCGCTGAAGCAGCCGGATGGCTCCTTCCTCATGCACGTGGGTGGAGAGGTGGATGTCAG GAGCGCCTACTGCGCCGCCTCAGTGGCCTCGCTGACCAACATCCTGACGCCCGCGCTCTTCGCTGGCACGGCCGAGTGGATTGCCAG GTGCCAGAACTGGGAGGGTGGGATCGGCGGCGTGCCGGGCATGGAGGCGCATGGTGGCTACACGTTCTGTGGCGTGGCCGCGCTGGTCATCCTCAAGCAGGAACATCTGCTGAACCTCCGGAGCCTGCTG CACTGGGTGACCGGGCGGCAGATGCGCTTCGAGGGCGGATTCCAGGGCCGCTGCAACAAGCTGGTGGATGGGTGCTACTCCTTTTGGCAAGCCgggctcctgcccctgctccatcGGGCACTCCATGCCAGGG GCGATCCAGCACTGAGCATGGCACACTGGATGTTCGaccagctggcactgcaggaatACATTCTCCTGTGCTGCCAGTGCCCAGCTGGCGGGCTGCTGGATAAGCCAGGAAA ATCCCGGGATTTCTACCACACCTGCTACTGCCTGAGTGGGTTGGCCATTGCACAGCACTTTGGAAGTGGAGACCTCCACAATGAGGTAGTCCTGGGCATCCCTGAGAATTGCCTG CAGGCCACACACCCTGTCTACAACATTGCCCCGGAGAAGGTGGCGAGGGCGGTGATGCACTTCCTGCAGTATCCCGTGCCCAGCCTGGATCCAGCATCCGCTGCCGAGTAg